One region of Vidua chalybeata isolate OUT-0048 chromosome 34, bVidCha1 merged haplotype, whole genome shotgun sequence genomic DNA includes:
- the LOC128802194 gene encoding potassium voltage-gated channel subfamily C member 1-like isoform X2 → MGWQAERDKVVINVGGVRHETYRSTLQTLPGTRLAGLAEPGAAARFDYDAGAGEFFFDRHPAVFAYVLNYYRTGKLHCPADVCGPLFEEELAFWGIDETDVEACCWMNYRQHRDAEEALDSFESPEGPGPPEPAEPKRLCLEEGRPASWWRRWRPRLWALFEDPYSSRMARYVAFASLFFILISITTFCLETHEAFNRVINKTETVTTGNETGTQVAVEVETEPFLTYVEGLCVVWFTFEFLMRVSFCPDKRDFIKSSLNIIDFVAILPFYLEVGLRGLSSKAAKDVLGFLRVVRFVRILRIFKLTRHFVGLRVLGHTLRASTNEFLLLVIFLALGVLIFATMIYYAERIGADPDDVTGSRHTYFKNIPIGFWWAVVTMTTLGYGDMYPMTWSGMLVGALCALAGVLTIAMPVPVIVNNFGMYYSLAMAKQKLPKKKNKHIPRPPQPGSPGYGSPGSGPNAPGSPRAARRPPACPLAQEEVVEINRAESRPNGEAGRAALAQEDCPPIEQPLSPEERGGGPPNAPAGPGGGRERCGRDRACFLLGPDYAPPPEGPLRKALVTA, encoded by the exons ATGGGCTGGCAAGCCGAGCGCGACAAGGTGGTGATCAACGTCGGCGGCGTCCGCCACGAGACCTACCGCAGCACCCTGCAGACGCTGCCCGGCACCCGCCTGGCCGGGCTGGCCGAgccgggcgccgccgcccgctTCGACTACGATGCCGGCGCCGGCGAGTTCTTCTTCGACCGCCACCCCGCCGTGTTCGCCTACGTGCTCAACTACTACCGCACCGGCAAGCTGCACTGCCCGGCCGACGTGTGCGGGCCGCTCTTCGAGGAGGAGCTCGCCTTCTGGGGCATCGACGAGACGGACGTGGAGGCGTGCTGCTGGATGAACTACCGGCAGCACCGCGACGCCGAGGAGGCCCTGGACAGCTTCGAGAGCCCCGAGGGGCCCGGGCCGCCCGAGCCCGCCGAGCCCAAGCGGCTGTGCCTGGAGGAGGGCCGGCCGGCCAGCTGGTGGCGGCGGTGGCGACCGCGGCTCTGGGCGCTCTTCGAGGATCCCTACTCGTCGCGGATGGCCAGG TACGTGGCCTTCGCCTCGCTCTTCTTCATCCTCATCTCCATCACCACCTTCTGCCTGGAGACGCACGAGGCCTTCAACCGCGTCATCAACAAGACCGAGACGGTGACCACGGGCAACGAGACGGGCACGCAGGTGGCCGTGGAGGTGGAGACCGAGCCCTTCCTCACCTACGTGGAGGGGCTGTGCGTGGTGTGGTTCACCTTCGAGTTCCTCATGCGCGTCAGCTTCTGCCCGGACAAGCGCGACTTCATCAAGAGCAGCCTCAACATCATCGACTTCGTGGCCATCTTGCCCTTCTACCTGGAGGTCGGGCTGCGGGGCCTGTCCTCCAAGGCGGCCAAGGACGTGCTGGGCTTCCTGCGGGTCGTGCGCTTCGTGCGCATCCTCCGCATCTTCAAGCTGACGCGGCACTTCGTGGGGCTGCGCGTGCTGGGCCACACGCTGCGCGCCAGCACCAACGAGTTCCTGCTGCTCGTCATCTTCCTCGCCCTGGGCGTGCTCATCTTCGCCACCATGATCTACTACGCCGAGCGCATCGGCGCCGACCCCGACGACGTCACCGGCTCGCGCCACACCTACTTCAAGAACATCCCCATCGGCTTCTGGTGGGCCGTGGTGACCATGACCACGCTGGGCTACGGCGACATGTACCCCATGACGTGGTCGGGCATGCTGGTGGGCGCCCTGTGCGCGCTGGCCGGCGTGCTGACCATCGCCATGCCCGTGCCCGTCATCGTCAACAACTTCGGCATGTACTACTCGCTGGCCATGGCCAAGCAGAAGCTGCCCAAGAAGAAGAACAAACACATCCCCAGGCCCCCCCAGCCCGGCTCGCCCGGCTACGGCTCGCCGGGCTCCGGCCCCAACGCCCCCGGCAGCCCCCGAGCCGCGCGCCGGCCGCCGGCCTGTCCGCTGGCccaggaggaggtggtggagaTCAACCGGGCCG AATCGCGGCCCAACGGGgaggcggggcgggcggcgctggCGCAGGAGGATTGTCCCCCCATCGAGCAGCCCCTGTCCCCCGAGGAGCGCGGGGGGGGCCCCCCGAAcgcccccgccgggcccgggggcGGCCGCGAGCGCTGCGGCCGCGACCGAGCCTGCTTCCTGCTGGGGCCCGACTACGCGCCCCCCCCCGAGGGACCCCTGCGCAAAG CGCTCGTCACCGCCTGA
- the LOC128802194 gene encoding potassium voltage-gated channel subfamily C member 1-like isoform X1, translating into MGWQAERDKVVINVGGVRHETYRSTLQTLPGTRLAGLAEPGAAARFDYDAGAGEFFFDRHPAVFAYVLNYYRTGKLHCPADVCGPLFEEELAFWGIDETDVEACCWMNYRQHRDAEEALDSFESPEGPGPPEPAEPKRLCLEEGRPASWWRRWRPRLWALFEDPYSSRMARYVAFASLFFILISITTFCLETHEAFNRVINKTETVTTGNETGTQVAVEVETEPFLTYVEGLCVVWFTFEFLMRVSFCPDKRDFIKSSLNIIDFVAILPFYLEVGLRGLSSKAAKDVLGFLRVVRFVRILRIFKLTRHFVGLRVLGHTLRASTNEFLLLVIFLALGVLIFATMIYYAERIGADPDDVTGSRHTYFKNIPIGFWWAVVTMTTLGYGDMYPMTWSGMLVGALCALAGVLTIAMPVPVIVNNFGMYYSLAMAKQKLPKKKNKHIPRPPQPGSPGYGSPGSGPNAPGSPRAARRPPACPLAQEEVVEINRAESRPNGEAGRAALAQEDCPPIEQPLSPEERGGGPPNAPAGPGGGRERCGRDRACFLLGPDYAPPPEGPLRKGYEKSRSLNSITGVRVAPAAPPFSSPSPPRRPRSPIPSIL; encoded by the exons ATGGGCTGGCAAGCCGAGCGCGACAAGGTGGTGATCAACGTCGGCGGCGTCCGCCACGAGACCTACCGCAGCACCCTGCAGACGCTGCCCGGCACCCGCCTGGCCGGGCTGGCCGAgccgggcgccgccgcccgctTCGACTACGATGCCGGCGCCGGCGAGTTCTTCTTCGACCGCCACCCCGCCGTGTTCGCCTACGTGCTCAACTACTACCGCACCGGCAAGCTGCACTGCCCGGCCGACGTGTGCGGGCCGCTCTTCGAGGAGGAGCTCGCCTTCTGGGGCATCGACGAGACGGACGTGGAGGCGTGCTGCTGGATGAACTACCGGCAGCACCGCGACGCCGAGGAGGCCCTGGACAGCTTCGAGAGCCCCGAGGGGCCCGGGCCGCCCGAGCCCGCCGAGCCCAAGCGGCTGTGCCTGGAGGAGGGCCGGCCGGCCAGCTGGTGGCGGCGGTGGCGACCGCGGCTCTGGGCGCTCTTCGAGGATCCCTACTCGTCGCGGATGGCCAGG TACGTGGCCTTCGCCTCGCTCTTCTTCATCCTCATCTCCATCACCACCTTCTGCCTGGAGACGCACGAGGCCTTCAACCGCGTCATCAACAAGACCGAGACGGTGACCACGGGCAACGAGACGGGCACGCAGGTGGCCGTGGAGGTGGAGACCGAGCCCTTCCTCACCTACGTGGAGGGGCTGTGCGTGGTGTGGTTCACCTTCGAGTTCCTCATGCGCGTCAGCTTCTGCCCGGACAAGCGCGACTTCATCAAGAGCAGCCTCAACATCATCGACTTCGTGGCCATCTTGCCCTTCTACCTGGAGGTCGGGCTGCGGGGCCTGTCCTCCAAGGCGGCCAAGGACGTGCTGGGCTTCCTGCGGGTCGTGCGCTTCGTGCGCATCCTCCGCATCTTCAAGCTGACGCGGCACTTCGTGGGGCTGCGCGTGCTGGGCCACACGCTGCGCGCCAGCACCAACGAGTTCCTGCTGCTCGTCATCTTCCTCGCCCTGGGCGTGCTCATCTTCGCCACCATGATCTACTACGCCGAGCGCATCGGCGCCGACCCCGACGACGTCACCGGCTCGCGCCACACCTACTTCAAGAACATCCCCATCGGCTTCTGGTGGGCCGTGGTGACCATGACCACGCTGGGCTACGGCGACATGTACCCCATGACGTGGTCGGGCATGCTGGTGGGCGCCCTGTGCGCGCTGGCCGGCGTGCTGACCATCGCCATGCCCGTGCCCGTCATCGTCAACAACTTCGGCATGTACTACTCGCTGGCCATGGCCAAGCAGAAGCTGCCCAAGAAGAAGAACAAACACATCCCCAGGCCCCCCCAGCCCGGCTCGCCCGGCTACGGCTCGCCGGGCTCCGGCCCCAACGCCCCCGGCAGCCCCCGAGCCGCGCGCCGGCCGCCGGCCTGTCCGCTGGCccaggaggaggtggtggagaTCAACCGGGCCG AATCGCGGCCCAACGGGgaggcggggcgggcggcgctggCGCAGGAGGATTGTCCCCCCATCGAGCAGCCCCTGTCCCCCGAGGAGCGCGGGGGGGGCCCCCCGAAcgcccccgccgggcccgggggcGGCCGCGAGCGCTGCGGCCGCGACCGAGCCTGCTTCCTGCTGGGGCCCGACTACGCGCCCCCCCCCGAGGGACCCCTGCGCAAAG GCTACGAGAAGTCGCGGAGCCTCAACAGCATCACGGGGGTGCGGGTggcccccgccgcgccccccttcagctcccccagccccccccggCGCCCCCGCtcccccatcccctccatcctctga
- the LOC128802202 gene encoding epithelial membrane protein 3-like, translated as MNLLPAAVTALHLLVLLLLFVATLDKGWWVLPDAQALNLWYDCAPQNRTQGWECSSLGLSPLLRGVQGLMVAALLLSALGLLLFLWQLLGGPRGRLFLPSAAAQLLAGLAALLGAGLFVASGGGAGGGHPGHCPVLAGLGGALALASGGGYLRLRARD; from the exons atgAATCTCCTCCCGGCCGCCGTCACCGCCCTTCAtctcctcgtcctcctcctcctcttcgTGGCCACCCTGGATAAg GGTTGGTGGGTGCTGCCGGACGCGCAGGCTCTGAACCTTTGGTACGACTGCGCCCCCCAAAACCgcacccagggctgggagtgcagcAGCCTCGGGCTCAGCC ccctgctgcgGGGGGTGCAGGGGCTGATGGTGGCCGCCCTCCTGCTCTCGGCCCTCggcctcctcctcttcctctggcagctgctgggggggCCCCGCGGGCGCCTCTTCCTCCCCTCGGCCGCggcccagctgctggcag GGCTGGCGGCGCTGCTGGGGGCGGGGCTCTTTGTGGCcagcgggggcggggccggcggtgGCCATCCCGGGCACTGCCCGGTGCTGGCCGGGCTGGGCGGGGCCCTGGCGCTGGCCAGCGGCGGCGGCTACCTGCGCCTGCGGGCACGCGACTGA
- the GRIN2D gene encoding glutamate receptor ionotropic, NMDA 2D yields MAGGPHFSHPPPLIPPWGSPSWHGSCPRRVSFPCPPLLSQSPKRGPGLEAAAGQVQPTSQPPPVSPTLPVCVPNPPSVPKPPRVCPQPPQCPQAPPPPPCPLRVVPPGRDEAEPPGEELGPGRSGAGAMSPPVPVPAGRMLLALALACASPFLEPPAAPRRTLNVAVILSGASYGPAGPRLAPGTFRNFSLDVNPVGVVLNDTNPRSLIVRLCDVLSSLRIHGVVFEDDTRSEAVAQILDFISAQTSVPIIGVNGGSAIVLTPKEKGSTFLQLGSSTEQQLQVIFEVLEEYDWTAFAVVTTLLPGYEDFVDYVEVLTDSSFIGWEHRGVVTLNLTDDPEGARTRRQLREVTAQIRLLYCSRDEAEAVFRAARDAGLTGPGYIWFVVGTNLGGSEQLPEHVPAGLFAVLSAGWRDDLQHRVHNGVAIVAKGAEALLRDYGFIPEFNNDCRAPNVTQINDNLHRYFMNITWGQKDFSFNEDGYLVNPSLVVISLNKERNWEVVGSWEQQVLRLKYPVWSRYGRFLQPVEDGRHLTVATLEERPFVIVENIDPATGTCIRDSVPCRRQLNRTASPPPFEKKCCKGFCIDILKRLARALGFTYDLYLVTNGKHGKKIDGVWNGMVGEVFYRRADMAIGSLTINEERSEIIDFSVPFVETGISVMVSRSNGTVSPSAFLEPYSPAVWVMMFVMCLTVVAVTVFIFEYFSPVGYNRSLASGQRAGGSTFTIGKSIWLLWALVFNNSVPVENPKGTTSKIMVLVWAFFAVIFLASYTANLAAFMIQEEYVDTVSGLSDRKFQRPQEQYPPLKFGTVPNGSTEKNIRSNYPAMHSYMVRYNQRGVEDALQHLKTGKLDAFIYDAAVLNYMARKEEGCKLVTIGSGKVFASTGYGIALQRGSRWKRPVDLALLQLLGDDEIEMLERLWLSGICHQEKLEVMSSKLDIDNMAGVFYMLLVAMGLSLLVFAWEHLVHWKLRHLGTPGRLRCLLAISRGMYSCCSAEDPPTPPHALRAPCAAPPPPTPPALPTPTPPRDRRPPPERWRPPRTPPPPRRGPPDSFHRFYGPIEPQGLSRGGAGGPCPRSPPPRTPPARYAPPPEPFTPPWPRRAPRGLYEALGGPRDDPDPPFAYARLAYEDERSPPAPPRDPPRHGGHARSPRVTL; encoded by the exons ATGGCGGGCGGTCCCCATTTCTCCCACCCACCTCCCCTTATCCCCCCGTGGGGATCTCCATCGTGGCACGGCTCCTGTCCCCGCCGTGTCTCTTTTCCCTGCCCGCCGCTGCTGTCGCAGTCACCCAAGCGTGGCCCTGGactggaagcagctgctggacag gTGCAGCCAACAAGCCAaccccccccagtgtccccaacccTCCCCGTgtgtgtccccaacccccccagtgtccccaagcccccccgtgtgtgtccccaacccccccagtgtccccaagccccccccccccccccgtgtcctCTCCGCGTCGTCCCCCCCGGCCGAGATGAGGCAGAGCCCCCCGGAGAGGAGCTTGGGCCAG gGCGCAGCGGCGCTGGCGCGATGAGCCCCCCGGTCCCCGTCCCCGCCGGCAGGATGCTGCTCGCCCTGGCCCTGGCCTGCGCCAGCCCCTTCCTGGAGCCgccggcggcgccgcgccgcACGCTCAACGTGGCCGTGATCCTGAGCGGGGCCTCCtacggccccgccgggccccgcctGGCGCCCGGAACCTTCCGGAACTTCTCTCTGGACGTGAACCCCGTGGGGGTGGTGCTGAACGACACCAACCCGCGCAGCCTCATCGTGCGCCTGTGCGACGTGCTGTCCTCGCTGCGCATCCACGGCGTCGTCTTCGAGGACGACACGCGCTCCGAGGCCGTGGCGCAGATCCTCGACTTCATCTCGGCCCAGACCTCCGTGCCCATCATCGGCGTCAACGGCGGCTCCGCCATCGTCCTCACGCCCAAG GAGAAGGGCTCcaccttcctgcagctgggctcctccacggagcagcagctccaggtgatcTTCGAGGTGCTGGAGGAGTACGACTGGACGGCCTTCGCCGTGGTCACCACGCTGCTGCCCGGCTACGAGGACTTCGTGGACTACGTGGAGGTGCTGACCGACAGCAGCTTCATCGGCTGGGAGCACCGCGGCGTGGTCACCCTGAACCTGACCGACGACCCCGAGGGCGCGCGGACGCGCCGGCAGCTGCGCGAGGTGACGGCGCAGATCCGGCTGCTCTACTGCTCGCGCGACGAGGCCGAGGCCGTGTTCCGCGCCGCGCGCGACGCCGGCCTCACCGGGCCCGGCTACATCTGGTTCGTGGTGGGCACCAACCTGGGCGGCAGCGAGCAGCTGCCCGAGCACGTCCCCGCCGGGCTGTTCGCCGTGCTGTCGGCCGGCTGGCGCGACGACCTCCAGCACCGCGTGCACAACGGCGTGGCCATCGTGGCCAAGGGCGCCGAGGCGCTGCTGCGCGACTACGGCTTCATCCCCGAGTTCAACAACGACTGCCGCGCGCCCAACGTCACCCAGATCAACGACAACCTGCACAG GTACTTCATGAACATCACGTGGGGACAGAAGGATTTCTCCTTCAACGAGGACGGGTACCTGGTGAACCCCTCGCTGGTCGTCATCTCCCTCAACAAGGAGCGCAACTGGGAGGTG GtgggcagctgggagcagcaggtgctgagGCTCAAGTACCCGGTGTGGTCGCGCTACGGGCGGTTCCTGCAGCCCGTGGAGGACGGGCGGCACCTGACGGTGGCCACGCTGGAGGAACGTCCCTTTGTCATCGTGGAGAACATCGACCCGGCCACCGGCACCTGCATCCGCGACTCCGTGCCCTGCCGGCGCCAGCTCAACCGCACCGCCAG ccccccacCCTTTGAGAAGAAGTGCTGCAAGGGTTTCTGCATCGACATCCTGAAGCGCCTGGCGCGGGCCCTGGGCTTCACCTACGACCTTTACCTGGTCACCAACGGCAAGCACGGCAAGAAGATCGATGGCGTCTGGAACGGCATGGTGGGGGAG GTGTTTTACCGCCGCGCGGACATGGCCATCGGCTCCTTGACCATCAACGAGGAGCGCTCCGAGATCATCGACTTCTCGGTGCCCTTCGTGGAGACCGGCATCAGCGTCATGGTGTCCCGGAGCAACGGCACCGTGTCCCCCTCCGCCTTCCTGG AGCCGTACAGCCCGGCCGTGTGGGTGATGATGTTCGTCATGTGTCTCACCGTGGTGGCCGTCACCGTCTTCATCTTCGAGTACTTCAGCCCCGTGGGCTACAACCGGAGCCTGGCCAGCGGCCAGC gcGCAGGTGGCTCCACCTTCACCATCGGCAAGTCCATCTGGCTGCTGTGGGCGCTGGTGTTCAACAACTCGGTGCCGGTGGAGAACCCCAAGGGCACCACCAGCAAGATCATGGTGCTGGTCTGGGCCTTCTTCGCCGTCATCTTCCTCGCCAGCTACACCGCCAACCTGGCGGCCTTCATGATCCAGGAGGAGTACGTGGACACCGTGTCCGGCCTCAGCGACCGCAAG TTCCAGCGGCCCCAGGAGCAGTACCCCCCGCTGAAGTTCGGCACGGTGCCCAACGGCAGCACGGAGAAGAACATCCGCAGCAATTACCCGGCCATGCACAGCTACATGGTGCGCTACAACCAGCGCGGCGTGGAGGACGCGCTGCAGCACCTCAAAACGGG GAAGCTGGACGCCTTCATCTACGACGCGGCCGTGCTGAACTACATGGCCCGCAAGGAGGAGGGCTGCAAGCTCGTCACCATCGGCTCGGGCAAGGTCTTCGCCTCCACCGGCTACGGCATCGCCCTGCAGAGGGGATCCCGCTGGAAGCGCCCCGTGGacctggccctgctccagctcctgggggacG ATGAGATCGAGATGCTGGAGCGGCTCTGGCTGTCGGGGATCTGCCACCAGGAGAAGCTGGAGGTGATGAGCAGCAAGCTGGACATCGACAACATGGCCGGGGTGTTCTACATGCTGCTGGTGGCCATGGGGCTGAGCCTGCTGGTCTTCGCCTGGGAGCACCTGGTGCACTGGAAGCTGCGGCACCTGGGCACGCCCGGGCGGCTGCGCTGCCTGCTGGCCATCAGCAGG ggcaTGTACAGCTGCTGCAGCGCCGAGGACCCCCCCACGCCCCCCCACGCCCTGCGCGCCCCctgcgcggccccgccgccccccaccccccccgccCTGCCCACGCCCACCCCCCCCCGCGaccgccgccccccccccgaGCGCTGGCGCCCCCCCCGCacgccccccccgccccgccggggcccCCCCGACTCCTTCCACCGCTTCTACGGCCCCATCGAGCCGCAGGGGCTCAGccgggggggcgcgggggggcccTGCCCACGCTCCCCGCCCCCCCGCACGCCCCCCGCCCGCTACGCGCCCCCCCCGGAGCCCTTCACCCCGCCCtggccccgccgcgccccccgAGGCCTCTACGAGGCTCTGGGGGGGCCCCGGGACGACCCCGACCCCCCCTTCGCCTACGCGCGCTTGGCCTACGAGGACGAGCGCagcccccccgcgccccccc GTGACCCCCCCCGCCACGGAGGCCACGCCCGGTCCCCGAGGGTGACActgtga